One Jannaschia sp. GRR-S6-38 genomic window carries:
- a CDS encoding VOC family protein: MSRRKSLVRGILETALYAGDLDAAKRFYGETLGLEQTAEAPGRHVFFRCGRGVLLIFDPAATARPPEPEAPPVPPHGATGPGHVCFRAEAPELDAWRDRFEAAGIAIEADFAWPNGARSLYVRDPAGNSVEFAEARLWDPE, translated from the coding sequence ATCTCCCGTCGCAAATCTCTTGTCAGGGGCATCCTCGAAACCGCCCTCTACGCAGGCGACCTCGACGCCGCCAAACGCTTCTACGGCGAGACCCTCGGCCTCGAACAGACCGCCGAGGCGCCCGGCCGCCATGTCTTCTTCCGCTGCGGCCGGGGCGTGCTTCTGATCTTCGACCCCGCCGCCACCGCCCGCCCCCCGGAGCCCGAGGCGCCACCCGTCCCGCCGCATGGCGCCACCGGCCCCGGCCATGTCTGCTTCCGCGCCGAGGCGCCCGAGCTCGACGCCTGGCGCGACCGCTTCGAAGCCGCGGGCATCGCGATCGAGGCCGATTTCGCCTGGCCCAACGGCGCCCGCTCGCTCTATGTCCGCGATCCTGCAGGCAACAGCGTCGAATTCGCCGAGGCCAGGCTCTGGGACCCCGAATGA
- the hydA gene encoding dihydropyrimidinase, which produces MSKVIKNGTIVTADRQWKADILIEGETIAEIGENLSGDETIDASDAYVIPGGIDPHTHLEMPFMGTTAAETFESGTFAAAAGGTTMLVDFCLPGEDGSLLSAIDDWDRKSKDQICTDISYHMAITGWSETIFDEMEKVVRERGINTFKHFMAYKGALMIEDDEMFASFRRCAELGALPLVHAENGNVVAALQEKYMAEGITGPEGHAYSRPPEVEGEAANRAIMIADAAGTPLYIVHVSCEQAHEAIRRARQKGMRVYGEPLIQHLTLDETEYFDKDWQYAARRVMSPPFRDKAHQDSLWAGLASGSLQVVATDHAAFSDEQKRMGVDDFTRIPNGTGGLEERMAMLWTKGVETGRLTPEEFVAVTSTNIAKILNIYPMKGGLNVGGHADVVVWDPSIQRTVSVSTQKSIIDYNVFDGMHLGAAPRYTLSRGEVVWAHGQNSQPRPGRGKFVRRPAYPSAAKALSKWKALNTPRKIERDPLNIPAGV; this is translated from the coding sequence ATGTCCAAGGTCATCAAGAACGGCACCATCGTCACCGCCGACCGCCAGTGGAAGGCCGACATCCTGATCGAGGGCGAGACCATCGCCGAGATCGGCGAAAACCTTTCTGGCGACGAGACCATCGACGCCTCCGACGCCTACGTCATCCCGGGCGGCATCGACCCGCACACGCATCTGGAAATGCCCTTCATGGGCACCACCGCCGCCGAGACCTTTGAATCCGGCACCTTCGCCGCCGCCGCGGGCGGGACCACCATGCTGGTCGATTTCTGCCTGCCGGGCGAGGACGGATCGCTCCTGAGCGCCATCGACGACTGGGACCGCAAGTCGAAGGACCAGATCTGCACCGACATCTCCTACCACATGGCGATCACCGGCTGGTCCGAGACGATCTTCGACGAGATGGAGAAGGTCGTGCGCGAGCGCGGCATCAATACGTTCAAGCATTTCATGGCCTACAAGGGCGCGCTGATGATCGAGGACGACGAGATGTTCGCCTCGTTTCGGCGCTGCGCCGAGCTGGGCGCCCTGCCGCTGGTCCATGCCGAGAACGGCAATGTCGTGGCCGCCCTGCAGGAAAAATACATGGCCGAGGGGATCACCGGCCCCGAGGGCCACGCCTATTCCCGCCCCCCGGAGGTCGAGGGCGAGGCCGCCAACCGCGCCATCATGATCGCCGACGCCGCCGGCACGCCGCTCTACATCGTCCACGTCTCCTGCGAGCAGGCCCACGAAGCCATCCGCCGCGCCCGCCAGAAGGGGATGCGCGTCTATGGCGAGCCGCTGATCCAGCACCTGACGCTCGACGAGACCGAGTATTTCGACAAGGACTGGCAATATGCCGCCAGGCGAGTCATGTCCCCGCCCTTCCGCGACAAGGCCCACCAGGACAGCCTCTGGGCCGGGCTCGCCTCCGGGTCGCTGCAGGTCGTCGCCACCGACCACGCCGCCTTCTCGGACGAGCAGAAGCGCATGGGCGTGGACGATTTCACCCGCATCCCCAACGGCACCGGCGGGCTGGAGGAGCGGATGGCCATGCTCTGGACCAAGGGCGTCGAGACCGGCCGCCTGACACCCGAGGAATTCGTCGCCGTCACCTCGACCAACATCGCCAAGATCCTGAACATCTACCCGATGAAGGGCGGCCTCAACGTCGGCGGCCATGCCGACGTGGTGGTCTGGGACCCGTCGATTCAGCGCACCGTCTCGGTCAGCACCCAGAAATCGATCATCGACTACAACGTCTTCGACGGCATGCATCTCGGCGCCGCCCCCCGATACACGCTGAGCCGCGGCGAGGTCGTCTGGGCCCACGGCCAGAACTCCCAGCCCCGCCCCGGCCGCGGCAAGTTCGTGCGCCGCCCGGCCTATCCTTCGGCGGCGAAGGCGCTGTCGAAATGGAAGGCGCTCAACACCCCGCGCAAGATCGAGCGCGATCCGCTGAACATTCCGGCGGGGGTTTAG
- a CDS encoding Zn-dependent hydrolase, with amino-acid sequence MTAASGQNMAVNAERLWDSLMEMAKIGPGVAGGNNRQTLTDADAEGRALFQKWCEEAGCSMGVDRIGNMFATRPGTDPDAAPVYVGSHLDTQPTGGKYDGVLGVLGGLELVRTLNDLGVKTKHPIVVTNWTNEEGTRFAPAMLASGVFAGVHSQDWAEDKTDAEGKRFGDELDRIGWRGDEEVGARKDHMHAFFELHIEQGPILETEGRDIGVVTHGQGLSWTQVTVTGKESHTGSTPMPMRKNAGLAMARILEEVETIALSHAPHAVGAAGHIEVHPNSRNVIPGRAIFTVDFRSPDLAVIQDMEAKLAAAARRICDAMGMEVELEKVGGFDPVAFDANCVNAVRDAAERLGYSHMNIISGAGHDACWINRVAPTAMIMCPCVDGLSHNEAEEITKDWARAGADVLLHAVVETAEVVA; translated from the coding sequence ATGACGGCAGCCAGCGGCCAGAACATGGCGGTCAACGCCGAGCGGCTGTGGGACAGCCTGATGGAGATGGCCAAGATCGGCCCCGGCGTGGCCGGCGGCAACAACCGCCAGACCCTGACCGATGCCGATGCCGAGGGCCGCGCCCTGTTCCAGAAATGGTGCGAAGAGGCCGGCTGCAGCATGGGCGTCGACCGGATCGGCAACATGTTCGCCACCCGCCCCGGCACCGATCCCGACGCCGCCCCCGTCTATGTCGGCTCCCATCTCGACACCCAGCCTACGGGCGGCAAATACGACGGCGTCCTGGGCGTGCTGGGCGGGTTGGAGCTCGTGCGCACGCTCAACGACCTGGGCGTCAAGACGAAGCACCCCATCGTGGTCACCAACTGGACCAACGAGGAGGGCACCCGCTTCGCCCCCGCCATGCTGGCTTCGGGCGTCTTCGCCGGCGTGCACAGCCAGGACTGGGCCGAGGACAAGACCGACGCGGAGGGCAAACGCTTCGGCGACGAGCTCGACCGCATCGGCTGGCGCGGCGACGAGGAGGTGGGCGCGCGCAAGGATCACATGCACGCCTTCTTCGAGCTGCATATCGAGCAGGGCCCGATCCTCGAGACCGAGGGCCGGGACATCGGTGTCGTCACCCATGGCCAGGGCCTGAGCTGGACGCAGGTGACGGTGACCGGCAAGGAAAGCCACACCGGCTCGACCCCGATGCCGATGCGCAAGAACGCAGGCCTCGCCATGGCCCGCATCCTCGAGGAGGTCGAGACCATCGCCCTGTCGCACGCTCCCCACGCGGTGGGCGCGGCGGGCCATATCGAGGTGCATCCGAATTCCCGCAACGTGATCCCGGGCCGCGCCATCTTCACCGTCGATTTCCGCTCGCCCGATCTCGCGGTGATCCAGGACATGGAGGCCAAGCTCGCCGCGGCCGCCCGCCGGATCTGCGACGCGATGGGGATGGAGGTCGAACTCGAGAAGGTCGGCGGCTTCGACCCGGTCGCCTTCGACGCGAATTGCGTGAACGCCGTGCGCGACGCGGCCGAGCGGCTGGGCTATTCCCACATGAACATCATCTCGGGCGCCGGACACGACGCCTGCTGGATCAACCGCGTGGCGCCCACCGCAATGATCATGTGCCCCTGCGTCGACGGCCTCAGCCACAACGAGGCCGAGGAGATCACCAAGGACTGGGCCCGCGCCGGCGCCGATGTCCTGCTGCACGCCGTGGTGGAGACCGCCGAGGTCGTCGCCTGA
- a CDS encoding TetR family transcriptional regulator C-terminal domain-containing protein — translation MANDQGRTRIQRENRARILEAGLEVFSSEGFRGATLDGLAQAAGLSKPNMLYYFASKEAIYVALLDRLLDAWLDPLRALDPAGEPLDEMLGYVRRKLHLARDYPRESRLFAGEVLRGAEHIGPALSGGLRWLVDDRAAVIGGWMAAGRLAPSDPHHLIVSIWALTQHYADFEVQVRAVLGEARDPWAEAERELELHFRRVLAVG, via the coding sequence ATGGCGAACGATCAGGGACGGACCCGCATCCAGCGCGAGAACCGCGCCCGCATCCTGGAGGCGGGGCTGGAGGTCTTCTCCTCCGAGGGGTTCCGGGGCGCGACGCTGGACGGGTTGGCGCAGGCGGCGGGGCTGTCGAAGCCCAACATGCTGTATTATTTCGCCTCGAAGGAGGCGATCTACGTGGCGCTTCTGGACCGGCTGCTGGATGCCTGGCTGGACCCGCTGCGCGCGCTCGATCCGGCGGGCGAGCCGCTGGACGAGATGCTGGGCTATGTGCGCCGCAAGCTGCACCTGGCGCGCGACTACCCCCGCGAGAGCCGGCTGTTTGCGGGCGAGGTGCTGCGCGGGGCGGAGCATATCGGCCCGGCGCTGTCGGGCGGGCTGCGGTGGCTGGTCGACGACCGCGCCGCGGTGATCGGGGGCTGGATGGCGGCGGGGCGGCTCGCGCCGTCGGACCCGCATCACCTGATCGTCTCGATCTGGGCGCTGACGCAGCATTACGCGGATTTCGAGGTGCAGGTGCGCGCCGTGCTGGGCGAGGCGCGCGACCCCTGGGCCGAGGCCGAGCGCGAGCTGGAGCTGCATTTCCGCCGGGTGCTGGCGGTGGGGTGA
- the preA gene encoding NAD-dependent dihydropyrimidine dehydrogenase subunit PreA produces the protein MADLTSDFLGIKSPNPFWLASAPPTDKEYNVRRAFEAGWGGVVWKTLGAEGPPVVNVNGPRYGAVYGADRRLLGLNNIELITDRPLEVNLREMKVVKRDYPDRALIASIMVPCEEEAWAAILPRVEETGADGIELNFGCPHGMSERGMGSAVGQVPEYIEMVARWCKQYSRMPVIVKLTPNITDIRKPAAAAKRGGADAVSLINTINSITSVDLDDFAPEPTIDGKGSHGGYCGPAVKPIALSMVSEIARHEETAGMPISGIGGVTTWRDAAEFMALGAGNVQVCTAAMTYGFGIIKEMTAGLSRYLDEKGMTMDDLVGRAVPNVTDWKYLNLNYVTKARIDPDLCIKCGRCYAACEDTSHQAIAMKPGRVFEVIDAECVACNLCVDVCPVEDCITMERLAPGTTDPRTGKVVEEEYANWTTHPNNPAAQAAE, from the coding sequence ATGGCCGACCTGACCTCCGACTTCCTGGGCATAAAGTCCCCGAACCCGTTCTGGCTGGCCTCCGCGCCGCCGACCGACAAGGAATACAACGTCCGCCGCGCCTTCGAGGCCGGCTGGGGCGGCGTCGTCTGGAAGACGCTGGGCGCCGAGGGTCCACCCGTCGTCAACGTCAACGGCCCCCGCTACGGCGCGGTCTACGGCGCCGATCGCCGCCTGCTGGGCCTCAACAATATCGAGCTCATCACCGACCGCCCGCTCGAGGTGAACCTGCGCGAGATGAAGGTCGTCAAGCGCGACTATCCCGACCGCGCGCTCATCGCCTCGATCATGGTCCCCTGCGAGGAGGAGGCCTGGGCTGCCATCCTCCCCCGGGTCGAGGAGACCGGCGCCGACGGGATCGAGCTGAATTTCGGCTGCCCCCACGGGATGAGCGAGCGGGGCATGGGCTCCGCCGTGGGCCAGGTGCCCGAATATATCGAAATGGTCGCGCGCTGGTGCAAGCAATACTCCCGCATGCCCGTCATCGTGAAGCTGACGCCCAACATCACCGATATCCGCAAGCCCGCCGCGGCGGCCAAGCGCGGCGGCGCGGACGCGGTCAGCCTGATCAACACGATCAACTCGATCACCTCGGTCGATCTCGACGATTTCGCGCCCGAGCCCACCATCGACGGCAAGGGCAGCCATGGCGGCTATTGCGGCCCGGCGGTCAAACCCATCGCGCTGTCGATGGTCTCCGAGATCGCGCGCCACGAGGAAACCGCCGGCATGCCGATCTCGGGCATCGGCGGCGTCACCACCTGGCGCGACGCGGCCGAGTTCATGGCGCTGGGCGCCGGCAACGTGCAGGTCTGCACCGCCGCCATGACCTACGGCTTCGGCATCATCAAGGAGATGACTGCCGGCCTGTCGCGCTATCTCGACGAGAAGGGCATGACGATGGACGACCTCGTGGGCCGCGCCGTCCCGAACGTGACCGACTGGAAGTATCTCAACCTCAACTACGTCACCAAGGCGCGGATCGACCCCGATCTCTGCATCAAATGCGGCCGCTGCTACGCCGCCTGCGAGGACACCTCGCACCAAGCCATCGCCATGAAGCCCGGCCGGGTCTTCGAGGTGATCGACGCCGAATGCGTGGCCTGCAACCTCTGCGTCGATGTCTGCCCGGTCGAGGATTGCATCACCATGGAACGCCTCGCCCCCGGCACCACCGACCCGCGCACCGGCAAGGTCGTCGAGGAGGAATACGCCAACTGGACGACGCATCCCAACAACCCGGCGGCGCAGGCGGCGGAGTGA
- a CDS encoding Fpg/Nei family DNA glycosylase, whose amino-acid sequence MPELPEVEALRRRIEVRALNRTILAVTPGNDVTHIELPSAEERARLEGHQFTEARRHGKYLFAGSASGPWMMLHMGMAGSIRVLDTDEPQADFIRLTVDFEGPRRLTFRDPRKFGWVRVIDDPDAVIADHDLGPDALSIGEAGFADRVGTCRGAVKSALLDQGKLAGIGNLWADEALYQAGIHPEARAADLSEEAVARLHRTAIRVLQSVCDTDATYSELPDAWLIHRREAGRACTRCDGAIDKIKVGGRTSYHCPDHQDRAA is encoded by the coding sequence ATGCCTGAGCTGCCCGAGGTCGAGGCCCTGCGCCGCCGCATCGAGGTCCGCGCGCTCAACCGCACCATCCTCGCGGTGACGCCCGGCAACGACGTGACCCATATCGAGCTGCCCTCCGCCGAGGAGCGCGCCCGCCTCGAAGGCCACCAGTTCACCGAGGCCCGGCGCCACGGCAAATATCTCTTCGCGGGCTCCGCCTCGGGCCCTTGGATGATGCTGCACATGGGCATGGCGGGCTCGATCCGCGTGCTCGACACCGACGAGCCGCAGGCCGATTTCATCCGCCTCACCGTCGATTTCGAGGGCCCCCGCCGGCTGACCTTCCGCGACCCGCGCAAATTCGGCTGGGTTCGGGTAATCGACGACCCCGACGCCGTGATCGCCGACCACGACCTCGGCCCCGACGCGCTGAGCATCGGCGAAGCGGGCTTCGCCGACCGCGTCGGCACCTGCCGGGGCGCGGTGAAATCGGCGCTTCTCGACCAGGGCAAGCTGGCCGGCATCGGCAATCTCTGGGCCGACGAGGCGCTCTACCAGGCGGGCATCCATCCCGAGGCGCGCGCCGCGGACCTCTCCGAGGAGGCCGTCGCCCGCCTGCACCGCACCGCGATCCGCGTGCTGCAATCGGTCTGCGACACCGACGCCACCTATTCCGAACTGCCCGACGCCTGGCTCATTCACCGCCGCGAAGCGGGCCGCGCCTGCACGCGCTGCGACGGCGCCATCGACAAGATCAAGGTGGGCGGACGCACGTCCTACCACTGTCCCGACCACCAGGACCGCGCCGCCTGA
- a CDS encoding GFA family protein: MTPPPTRVGECRCGRVRLRATAAPLITSACHCRGCQRMTASAFLLSALLPSDAFEVAGATRIGGLHGPEQHHHHCDHCCSWLFTRIEGMPEFVNLRATMFDAPDWCVPFLETARDEALPWVATPAIRSFGGLPPADLYPELMAEFAAHA, encoded by the coding sequence GTGACGCCGCCCCCGACGCGCGTCGGGGAATGCCGCTGCGGCCGCGTGCGCCTGCGGGCCACGGCGGCGCCGCTCATCACCTCGGCCTGCCATTGCCGGGGCTGCCAGCGCATGACTGCCAGCGCCTTCTTGCTGTCCGCGCTCCTGCCCTCGGACGCGTTCGAGGTCGCGGGCGCGACCCGGATCGGCGGCCTGCACGGCCCCGAGCAACACCACCACCATTGCGACCACTGCTGCAGCTGGCTCTTCACCCGGATCGAGGGGATGCCCGAGTTCGTCAATCTGCGCGCGACGATGTTCGACGCGCCCGACTGGTGCGTGCCCTTCCTCGAGACGGCCCGCGACGAGGCGCTGCCCTGGGTCGCGACCCCCGCGATCCGCAGCTTCGGGGGCCTGCCGCCGGCGGATCTCTATCCCGAACTCATGGCGGAGTTCGCCGCCCATGCCTGA
- a CDS encoding class I SAM-dependent methyltransferase, whose translation MTLQDEVARHYTTAGLLDRIDAALKQAGADPAHPTFDDLSPVDEFHTGGIEATTHLIDQLEISSDSIVVDLGCGLGGTARHIVHRYGATVHGVDLTRAFVEVGRVLNDRLGLGERITLEVGDATDPPFADASADLVVMMHVGMNVADKPAIFAQAARLLRPGGRFALFDVMRDEGDEPLVFPLPWSGEPAISHVEPPSVYRRAAQTAGFEEMHEARRRAFALDFFARLRERIAAAGPPPLGIHLLMGDTASEKIANYVANVEAHRIAPIEMIFRKGAA comes from the coding sequence ATGACACTTCAGGACGAAGTCGCGCGGCACTACACGACAGCCGGTCTGCTCGACCGGATCGATGCCGCGCTCAAGCAGGCCGGGGCCGACCCCGCCCACCCCACCTTCGACGACCTCAGCCCGGTGGACGAGTTCCACACCGGCGGGATCGAGGCCACGACCCACCTGATCGACCAGCTCGAGATCTCCTCCGACAGCATCGTGGTCGATCTGGGCTGCGGGCTGGGCGGCACCGCCCGCCACATCGTCCACCGCTACGGCGCCACCGTGCACGGCGTCGACCTGACCCGCGCCTTCGTCGAGGTGGGCCGCGTGCTCAACGACAGGCTGGGCCTGGGCGAGCGGATCACGCTGGAGGTCGGGGACGCGACCGATCCGCCCTTCGCCGATGCCAGCGCCGATCTCGTCGTGATGATGCATGTCGGCATGAACGTGGCCGACAAGCCCGCCATCTTCGCGCAGGCCGCCCGCCTCCTGCGCCCCGGCGGGCGCTTCGCGCTCTTCGACGTGATGCGCGACGAGGGCGACGAGCCGCTGGTCTTCCCCCTGCCCTGGTCGGGCGAGCCCGCGATCAGCCATGTCGAGCCGCCGTCGGTCTACCGGCGCGCCGCCCAGACCGCCGGCTTCGAGGAGATGCACGAGGCGCGGCGCCGCGCCTTCGCGCTCGATTTCTTCGCGCGGCTTCGCGAGCGGATCGCCGCCGCCGGCCCGCCGCCCCTCGGGATCCACCTGCTGATGGGCGACACGGCGAGCGAGAAGATCGCGAATTACGTGGCCAATGTCGAAGCCCACCGGATCGCGCCGATCGAGATGATCTTCCGCAAGGGGGCCGCGTGA
- a CDS encoding NAD(P)-dependent oxidoreductase, whose protein sequence is MGEAMRLDGIRAGRLGPEELARNFDDLHPRFAPHEARVAADRCYFCYDAPCVTACPTAIDIPLFIRQIQADQPESAAQTIFEQNILGGMCARVCPVETLCQEACVREEAEGKPVEIGRLQRYATDSMMAAGTHPFTRAPETGRTVAVVGAGPAGLAAAHRLALHGHAVTVFEARTKPGGLNEYGIAQYKTPNGFAQAEVDWLLKIGGITIETGRAIGQDLTLQALRADFDAVFLGIGLGGVGALGLEGEELQGTENAVDFIAALRQQDDLTQLPVGRHVVVIGGGMTAVDAAVQSKLLGAETVTIAYRRGRERMPASRWEQDLAASHGVRLMFGVIPHALHGDGRLREVELAYVGDDMAPTGETTRLQADQLFRAIGQKLVAVEGLELAGGKIAVTGAGRTSLDGVWAGGDCAAGGEDLTVTAVAEGRDAAEDIHAALTA, encoded by the coding sequence ATGGGCGAGGCGATGCGGCTGGACGGGATCAGGGCGGGACGGCTGGGCCCGGAGGAGCTGGCCCGCAATTTCGACGACCTGCATCCGCGCTTCGCCCCGCACGAGGCGCGGGTGGCCGCCGACCGCTGCTATTTCTGCTATGACGCGCCCTGCGTGACCGCCTGCCCCACCGCCATCGACATCCCGCTCTTCATCCGCCAGATCCAGGCCGACCAGCCCGAAAGCGCGGCCCAGACGATCTTCGAGCAGAACATCCTGGGCGGCATGTGCGCCCGGGTCTGCCCAGTCGAGACGCTCTGCCAGGAGGCCTGCGTGCGCGAGGAGGCCGAGGGCAAGCCGGTCGAGATCGGCCGCCTGCAGCGCTACGCCACCGACAGCATGATGGCGGCGGGCACCCATCCCTTCACGCGCGCGCCCGAAACCGGCCGGACCGTCGCCGTCGTCGGCGCCGGCCCCGCGGGCCTCGCCGCCGCGCACCGCCTCGCCCTGCACGGCCATGCCGTCACGGTCTTCGAAGCCCGTACCAAGCCCGGCGGGCTCAACGAATACGGCATCGCCCAGTACAAGACCCCGAACGGCTTCGCGCAGGCCGAGGTGGACTGGCTCCTGAAGATCGGCGGCATCACCATCGAGACCGGCCGCGCCATCGGCCAGGACCTGACCCTGCAGGCGCTGCGCGCCGATTTCGACGCCGTCTTCCTCGGGATCGGGCTGGGCGGCGTCGGCGCGCTGGGCCTCGAGGGCGAGGAGCTGCAGGGCACCGAGAACGCCGTCGACTTCATCGCCGCCCTGCGCCAGCAGGACGACCTGACCCAGCTTCCCGTCGGCCGCCACGTGGTGGTGATCGGCGGCGGCATGACCGCGGTGGACGCCGCCGTCCAGTCCAAGCTTCTGGGCGCCGAGACCGTCACCATCGCCTATCGCCGCGGCCGCGAGCGCATGCCCGCCTCGCGCTGGGAACAGGATCTCGCCGCCAGCCACGGCGTGCGGCTGATGTTCGGGGTGATCCCGCACGCGCTGCATGGCGACGGCCGCCTGCGCGAGGTCGAGTTGGCCTATGTCGGCGACGACATGGCGCCCACCGGCGAGACGACGCGCCTGCAGGCCGACCAGCTCTTCCGCGCCATCGGCCAGAAACTGGTCGCGGTCGAGGGGCTGGAGCTCGCCGGCGGCAAGATCGCCGTGACCGGCGCCGGCCGCACCTCGCTCGACGGGGTCTGGGCCGGCGGCGATTGCGCGGCGGGCGGCGAGGACCTGACGGTGACCGCCGTGGCCGAGGGCCGCGACGCCGCCGAGGACATCCACGCCGCCCTGACGGCGTGA
- a CDS encoding DUF1330 domain-containing protein — MPKAYWIAHVTVTDPDPYALYAKGATEAFAKHGARVLARGGRVVGLEGESRPRNVVIEFGSLEAAQACYDSPEYQAAREHRVGAGEAQIMLLEGV, encoded by the coding sequence ATGCCCAAGGCCTACTGGATCGCCCATGTCACGGTGACGGACCCGGATCCCTACGCGCTCTATGCCAAGGGGGCGACGGAGGCCTTCGCGAAACATGGCGCGCGGGTGCTGGCGCGGGGCGGCCGCGTCGTCGGCTTGGAGGGCGAGAGCCGTCCGCGCAACGTGGTGATCGAGTTCGGCAGCCTGGAGGCGGCGCAGGCCTGCTACGACTCGCCCGAATACCAGGCAGCGCGCGAACATCGCGTCGGCGCGGGCGAGGCGCAGATTATGCTGCTGGAGGGCGTCTGA
- a CDS encoding patatin-like phospholipase family protein yields MAEPKPINLALQGGGAHGAFTWGVLDTLLADDRIEIAAISGTSAGALNGAAVKAGLVHGSRAAARENLEWLWTQVGAVTDDRLTPWFDAVSPMAVSALIEASPGYQISEGISRAISPYMRPDSAALSLRRIVARFHYDEVCAADGPEFTICATNVRTGKIRLFRGTDITTDAIMASACLPTLFPAVEIDGEAYWDGGYTGNPALYPLFERHLPRDILVVNINPLERPGVPRTAAEIQNRINEISFNTSLLRELRAIAFVQRLVRTGTLPEGAMKDVLVHMIADDALMRQLSVATKVWPNAAVLHQLRDAGRRAAEGFLDRDLDRVGVESTIDLAAMFG; encoded by the coding sequence ATGGCTGAGCCCAAGCCCATCAACCTCGCGCTGCAGGGCGGCGGCGCGCATGGCGCCTTCACCTGGGGCGTGCTCGACACGCTGCTCGCCGATGACCGGATCGAGATCGCCGCGATCTCGGGCACCTCCGCCGGGGCGCTCAACGGCGCCGCCGTGAAGGCCGGGCTGGTCCATGGCTCGCGCGCGGCGGCCCGCGAGAATCTCGAATGGCTCTGGACCCAGGTCGGCGCCGTCACCGACGACCGCCTGACCCCGTGGTTCGACGCCGTCTCGCCGATGGCCGTCAGCGCGCTGATCGAGGCCTCGCCCGGCTACCAGATCTCCGAGGGGATCAGCCGCGCCATCTCGCCCTACATGCGCCCCGACAGCGCGGCCCTGTCGCTGCGCCGCATCGTCGCGCGCTTCCATTACGACGAGGTCTGCGCCGCCGACGGCCCCGAATTCACCATCTGCGCCACCAATGTCCGCACCGGCAAGATCCGCCTCTTCCGGGGCACCGACATCACCACCGACGCGATCATGGCCTCGGCCTGCCTGCCCACGCTCTTCCCGGCCGTCGAGATCGACGGCGAGGCCTATTGGGACGGCGGCTATACCGGCAACCCCGCCCTCTACCCGCTGTTCGAGCGGCACCTGCCCCGCGACATCCTCGTGGTGAACATCAACCCGCTGGAGCGGCCGGGCGTGCCGCGCACCGCGGCCGAGATCCAGAACCGTATCAACGAGATCAGCTTCAACACCTCGCTCCTGCGCGAGCTGCGCGCCATCGCCTTCGTGCAGCGGCTGGTCCGCACCGGCACCCTGCCCGAGGGCGCGATGAAGGACGTGCTGGTCCACATGATCGCCGATGACGCGCTGATGCGGCAGCTCTCGGTGGCCACCAAGGTCTGGCCCAACGCGGCCGTGTTGCACCAGCTGCGCGATGCCGGCCGCCGCGCGGCGGAAGGGTTCCTCGACCGCGATCTCGACCGCGTCGGCGTCGAATCCACGATCGACCTCGCGGCGATGTTCGGCTGA
- a CDS encoding pentapeptide repeat-containing protein encodes MSDQSFRNAALGEVSFDDCAIGGLSLSDVSIGALELRNASVAGISIRDANLSGGRVRDCNLSGLAISDCNLAGMTIDGIPVADLLAKWRDG; translated from the coding sequence ATGAGCGACCAGAGCTTCCGCAACGCCGCCCTCGGCGAGGTCTCCTTCGACGATTGCGCCATCGGCGGGCTCAGCCTCAGCGATGTCAGCATCGGGGCGCTCGAGCTGCGCAACGCCAGCGTGGCGGGCATCTCGATCCGCGACGCGAATCTTTCGGGCGGCCGCGTCCGGGACTGCAATCTCAGCGGTCTCGCCATCAGCGACTGCAACCTCGCGGGCATGACGATCGACGGCATCCCGGTCGCCGATCTGCTGGCGAAATGGCGCGATGGCTGA